From a region of the Sesamum indicum cultivar Zhongzhi No. 13 linkage group LG3, S_indicum_v1.0, whole genome shotgun sequence genome:
- the LOC105157573 gene encoding N-terminal acetyltransferase A complex auxiliary subunit NAA15 yields MGASLPPKEANLFKLIVKSYETKQYKKGLKAADAILKKFPDHGETLSMKGLTLNCMDRKSEAYELVRLGLKNDLKSHVCWHVYGLLYRSDREYREAIKCYRNALKIDPDNIEILRDLSLLQAQMRDLAGFVETRQQLLTLKPNHRMNWIGFAVAQHLNSNGSKAVDILEAYEGTLEDDYPPDNERCEHGEMLLYKISLLEECGMVERALEELRKKEPKIVDKLAYKEQEVSLLEKLGRFDEGEELYKKLLSMNPDNYRYYEGLQRCMGLYSANGQYSPDEIDRLEALYVSLSKQYSRSSAVKRIPLDFLSAEKFRLAAENYIRPFLTKGVPSLFSDLSPLYDHSGKADILEQLVLELEHSIKTTGGYPGRVDKEPPSTLMWTLFYLAQHYDRRGQYDVALGKIDEAIEHTPTVIDLYSVKSRILKHAGDPVAAAALADEARCMDLADRYVNSECVKRMLQADQVALAEKTAVLFTKDGEQHNNLHDMQCMWYELASGESYLRQGDLGRALKKFLAVEKHYADITEDQFDFHSYCLRKMTLRTYVEMLKFQDRLHSYSYFRKAAAGAIKCYLKLYDSPSKSSAEEDEEMSKLPPSQKKKLRQKQRKAEARAKKEAEVKEEANATAVSKSGKRPIKPVDLDPHGEKLLQVEDPLAEATKYLKLLQKHSSDSLETHLLSFEVNMRKQKILLALQAVKHMVRLDADNPDTHRCLIKFFHKVGSMLAPVTDAEKLIWGVLEAERPTFTQLQGKSLIEANTLFLEKHRDSLTHRAAVAEMISVMEPSKKKEAINLIEESSNNLVSSDGALGPVKKWRLKDCIAVHKLLVTILYDHEAALRWKVRCAEYFPFSAYFEGSCSSAVTNSSYNQMHKLHENGSPNESSLPLSSNGNVEKLEGLKDLVIQ; encoded by the exons ATGGGCGCTTCGCTTCCTCCCAAAGAGGCCAACCTCTTTAAGCTCATCGTC AAATCATACGAAACAAAGCAGTACAAAAAGGGTTTGAAGGCTGCTGATGCAATTTTAAAGAAGTTCCCTGATCATGGAG AAACTCTATCAATGAAAGGACTTACTTTGAACTGCATGGACCGCAAGTCAGAAGCATATGAACTTGTTAGACTTGGATTGAAG AATGACCTTAAGAGTCATGTTTGCTGGCATGTTTATGGTCTTCTGTATCGGTCGGACAGAGAATATCGCGAAGCAATTAAGTGTTACCGCAATGCTCTAAAAATTGATCCTGATAATATTGAAATACTTCGGGATCTATCTCTTTTGCAG GCACAAATGCGTGATTTGGCAGGATTTGTTGAGACAAGACAACAATTGCTCACACTGAAACCAAACCATCGCATGAATTGGATTGGGTTTGCTGTTGCCCAGCATCTGAATTCCAA TGGATCAAAGGCTGTTGATATCCTTGAAGCATATGAAGGGACTCTTGAGGATGATTACCCTCCTGATAATGAACGTTGTGAGCATGGAGAAATGCTTTTGTACAAG ATTTCTTTACTGGAAGAATGTGGAATGGTTGAGAGGGCTCTGGAGGAGTTGCGCAAGAAAGAACCCAAAATA GTTGATAAATTAGCTTACAAGGAACAGGAGGTTTCTCTGCTTGAAAAGCTTGGTCGCTTTGATGAAGGAGAAGAATTGTACAAGAAACTACTTTCTATGAACCCTGACAATTACAg GTATTATGAAGGCCTGCAAAGGTGCATGGGGCTGTATTCAGCAAATGGTCAGTATTCTCCTGATGAAATTGATCGACTGGAAGCCTTGTATGTATCACTTAGCAAGCAATATAGTAGGTCATCTGCTGTCAAG AGGATCCCACTTGATTTTCTAAGTGCTGAAAAATTCCGTCTCGCAGCTGAAAATTATATCCGACCTTTCCTGACCAAG GGCGTTCCTTCTCTATTTTCGGATCTTTCTCCTCTGTATGATCACTCTGGAAAG GCAGATATTCTGGAGCAGTTAGTCCTTGAGCTGGAGCACTCCATCAAGACAACTGGTGGATATCCTGGGAG GGTTGACAAGGAGCCTCCTTCTACGCTCATGTGgactttgttttatttggcTCAG CATTATGACAGACGCGGTCAGTATGATGTTGCTCTCGGAAAAATTGATGAGGCCATAGAACACACTCCAACCGTCATTGATTTGTACTCGGTGAAG AGCCGGATATTAAAGCATGCTGGTGACCCGGTAGCTGCTGCTGCTTTGGCTGATGAAGCTAGATGTATGGATCTTGCTGATCGATATGTGAATAGTGAATGCGTCAAACGTATGCTGCAAGCCGATCAG GTTGCTTTGGCAGAAAAGACGGCAGTTTTATTCACCAAAGATGGAGAGCAGCACAATAACCTTCATGATATGCAGTGCATGTG GTATGAACTAGCATCTGGAGAAAGTTATCTGCGTCAAGGTGACCTTGGACGGGCTTTGAAGAAATTCTTGGCTGTGGAAAAGCATTATGCAGACATAACTGAGGACCAATTTGACTTCCACTCCTACTGCTTAAGAAAAATGACTCTTCGAACTTATGTTGAAATGCTGAAATTTCAAGACCGCCTTCATTCATATTCTTATTTCCGCAAAGCAGCTGCTGGGGCCATAAA ATGCTACCTGAAACTGTATGATTCTCCTTCAAAGTCGTCTgcagaagaagatgaagagatGTCAAAATTGCCTCCTTctcagaaaaagaaattgaggcaAAAGCAGAGGAAAGCCGAAGCCCGAGCTAAGAAA GAAGCGGAAGTAAAGGAAGAAGCAAATGCTACTGCTGTTTCAAAATCTGGAAAACGCCCAATAAAGCCAGTAGATCTGGATCCACATGGAGAGAAGTTATTGCAG GTTGAAGATCCTTTGGCTGAAGCTACGAAGTACTTGAAGCTACTCCAGAAGCACTCTTCTGATTCCCTAGAGACTCACTTGCTTTCTTTTGAAGTTAACATGAGAAAACAGAAAATCTTACTTGCATTGCAG GCGGTTAAGCATATGGTCCGGTTGGATGCTGATAACCCAGACACACACCGTTGCTTG ATAAAGTTCTTTCATAAAGTGGGATCCATGCTTGCTCCAGTAACTGATGCTGAAAAACTCATATGGGGTGTCTTAGAAGCTGAGCGTCCTACATTCAC TCAGTTGCAAGGGAAATCTCTCATCGAGGCAAACACTCTGTTCCTAGAGAAACATAGAG ATTCATTGACACACAGAGCTGCAGTAGCTGAAATGATTTCTGTTATGGAACCAAGCAAGAAGAAAGAAGCTATCAACTTGATAGAAGAATCATCTAACAACCTGGTTTCCTC AGATGGAGCACTTGGGCCTGTCAAGAAATGGAGGCTCAAGGATTGCATTGCAGTCCACAAGCTCCTAGTGACAATTTTGTATGACCATGAGGCTGCATTAA GATGGAAGGTTCGTTGTGCTGAATACTTCCCTTTCTCAGCGTACTTTGAGGGCAGCTGCAGCTCTGCTGTCACAAATTCATCTTACAACCAAATGCACAAACTGCATGAAAACGGCAGCCCGAACGAGAGTTCATTGCCTTTATCATCCAATGGAAATGTAGAGAAGTTGGAGGGCCTCAAGGATCTTGTCATCCAATAG
- the LOC105157571 gene encoding auxin-induced protein IAA6 codes for MDRSSGLGLETELRLGLPGGGEVEKNEKKRAFSDISGGEEKAAAAAGAGNNKNQVVGWPPVCAYRRKNSFNGVKMYVKVSMDGAPFLRKIDLSSHKGYSDLLMALEQLFGCFGIAEALEDADKCEYVPIYEDKDTDWMLLGDVPWEMFIESCKRLRIMKRSDAKGAKDLLKALAAKEDYSSLLN; via the exons ATGGACAGGAGTAGTGGTTTAGGGCTGGAAACGGAGCTGAGGCTGGGGCTTCCCGGCGGTGGTGAAGTGGAGAAGAATGAGAAGAAAAGGGCGTTTTCTGATATCTCCGGTGGGGAGGAGaaggcggcggcggcggctgGTGCGGGGAACAATAAGAATCAGGTGGTAGGGTGGCCGCCGGTGTGCGCTTACCGGAGGAAGAACAGCTTTAATGGGGTGAAAATGTACGTGAAAGTTAGCATGGACGGCGCCCCGTTTCTGCGCAAGATTGATTTGAGCAGTCATAAAGGGTACTCCGATCTTCTTATGGCTCTTGAACAACTCTTCGGCTGTTTTGGCATTG CGGAGGCATTGGAAGATGCAGACAAGTGTGAGTACGTTCCCATCTATGAGGACAAAGATACCGACTGGATGCTCCTTGGAGATGTCCCTTGGGA GATGTTTATAGAGTCATGCAAAAGGCTGAGGATCATGAAGAGATCAGATGCGAAGGGTGCAAAGGACCTCCTCAAGGCACTGGCAGCCAAGGAGGACTACTCATcacttttgaattaa
- the LOC105157572 gene encoding uncharacterized protein LOC105157572, protein MEEKSESPSKLNKKRGRPKKIKQVEEEDKLISSSSCDDDYIVQETGPYRIASPPGPLSATVDTPMVSRRQTRYAKALIDKEAALNVPSRFSFQNDDDENPSVNSTFLLVKQILLDAKKVKTGSNIPAEVFASGSPVQAQDLPSQYESTHPDKIPVAWHGTTISSKIENRPTAFKNILELKKVTSDLPAQSRQSELHFEATPPCPDKIMVDNNKLPEMEANVDSNIFSHGPQHTANRNAQTSENPTRPSIRKVVVQVENPFVDVDGYKVKSEMVPLLNAIFAKYGDIAKHSTFSMESRSCLLELVCSIYKRLEASKLAQLTLSELQSMLRQIGDLELVKVEVGWLHHRLNQISKARQLFEGVSTFKDVEARTIVAIDERKKAVEMYKKELQTCMAAVNRLQEKLSQEKEELADVQSLVDQIKIFYEGKLVHGLI, encoded by the exons atggAGGAGAAGAGTGAGAGTCCATCGAagttaaacaagaaaagaggGAGACCTAAGAAGATCAAACAAGTGGAAGAAGAAGACAAGTTaatcagcagcagcagctgtGATGATGATTATATTGTTCAAGAGACAGGGCCTTACCGCATTGCTTCTCCACCA GGGCCATTATCTGCAACAGTAGATACTCCTATGGTCTCAAGGCGCCAAACTCGATATGCTAAGGCGCTCATAGATAAGGAAGCTGCATTGAACGTTCCCTCAAGATTTTCGTTCCAAAATGATGACGATGAGAATCCTTCTGTCAATTCTACCTTTTTGCTGGTGAAGCAAATTCTTCTTGACGCGAAAAAAGTGAAAACAGGCAGCAACATTCCAGCCGAAGTATTTGCTTCGGGATCTCCAGTGCAAGCTCAG GACTTGCCTTCTCAATATGAGAGCACTCATCCTGATAAAATTCCAGTAGCCTGGCACGGTACGACTATCTCTTCCAAGATAGAAAACCGGCCAACTGCCTTCAAGAACATACTGGAGTTGAAGAAAGTTACCTCAGATCTTCCTGCCCAATCTCGGCAATCTGAATTGCACTTTGAAGCAACTCCTCCCTGCCCAGACAAAATTATGGTTGACAACAACAAACTCCCTGAGATGGAGGCTAACGTTGACTCCAATATCTTTTCGCACGGGCCACAGCATACTGCCAATAGAAATGCCCAAACCAGTGAGAATCCTACTAGACCATCAATTCGTAAGGTTGTAGTCCAAGTTGAGAATCCGTTTGTTGATGTTGATGGGTACAAAGTGAAAAGCGAAATGGTGCCTCTCCTTAATGCCATCTTCGCAAAGTATGGGGACATTGCAAAACACAGCACGTTTTCAATGGAATCACGTTCTTGCCTCCTGGAGTTGGTTTGCAGCATTTACAAGCGGCTGGAAGCTTCAAAACTAGCACAGTTGACGCTGTCGGAGCTGCAGTCCATGCTCAGACAAATTGGAGACCTGGAACTTGTCAAGGTGGAAGTCGGATGGCTTCATCATCGGCTCAACCAGATATCCAAGGCCAGACAGCTATTCGAGGGTGTTTCGACTTTCAAGGATGTCGAAGCAAGAACCATAGTAGCGATTGATGAAAGGAAGAAAGCTGTGGAAATGTACAAAAAGGAGCTGCAAACTTGCATGGCTGCTGTTAACAGGTTGCAAGAAAAACTCAGCCAAGAAAAGGAGGAGTTGGCTGATGTTCAGTCTCTGgttgatcaaattaaaatcttcTATGAGGGGAAGTTGGTGCATGGacttatttag